The nucleotide sequence ACAAGAGGACAAGCCGCCGAAAAACAGAAGCACGATAAAGGCAATCCCGCCCACGATCAAACAGCCTTTCCAATGCCGGACGACAAAGAACGTCGCCCGCTTTGTTTCCTGCGCCGTTTTCTTCGCCGCCTTTGCGGTGGCTTCGGCGGTCTTTTTCACCTTGCCGCCTGTTTTCAACGCCTTTGCATACTGCTTTTTAATGCGCTGCTTTTGCCAAAACCGGGAAATCGGGTTAGAGTGCGCAAGGGCGGGGTTATCATGCAGCGCCTTTTGATAGAGAAAATCGGCGTTTGCCTTTGCTGCCTTTTTCTCGGCTGCTGCCGCTGCCCGGTAGGGTTTCAGCTTATGGCTGCGTATGCCGCGTTTTACCGCCCGCGTCGTCATGCCGCCCGCTTTCTCGCCCACAAGTTCTATCCTGTGTCCGCTTTCCACACCGACATTTTCTTTCTCTACCTCATAGATTTTTCCATGTACGGCGGCGTCCAATTCCTGCGCCGGACGGGATAACGGGTTATGACGCAATTTACCGTTTGGGGGCTTATCCGTCTTTTCAAAAGCAAGGCGCGTCTTTGCTTTGCCTTTGGCCTCGTCAAAAACGCGCTCTTTTGTGATTTTGGTCTGTTTGGGGATAGCTGCCCGCGCTTTGTCTAAACGGTCAGCCGCCGTATCGGATTTTTTGATTGCCTTTTGCAGTTCCGGCGTTGCCCGTTCCGCTTCGGAAAACTGCAAGCGGGACGTATGGGTTTTAAGCTGCGCTGCGTCAAGGGCCTTTTTCTCCGCGCCCTTTTCTAAATGGCGGCTAACCTCTGTGCCGATACGTTGGGTCGCTTTTTCCGCTGCTCCCGCTGCGGGGGCTGAATAGTTTTCCTCCGGCGGTCTTTCGCTGATACTCGTCGTTTCGCCCGTTGTAAGGTTTTCCGCAACCGCCCCGTCGCGGGTCATTTTCTGTGTTACCTTGTCGGGGGCTTTTAATTCCTTGCTCAATGTTCATCACCTCCAATACGCTGTTTTGCAAGGGTGCAGTATTCGGGATTGATCTCTATACCGATATAGCGGCGGGAAAGGCTTTTTGCCGCCGCTGCGGTCGTGCCGCTGCCTAAAAACGGGTCAAGCACAATCCCGCCGACAGGACAGCCCGCCAAAATGCACGTTTCCGCAAGTTTCGGCGGGAACGCTGCAAAATGCCCGCCGCGATAGGAAGCTGTGTTGATCTGCCAAACGTTGCGGCGGCTGCGGACGGGGGAAATCATTTCGTCGGTGTATGCGCCTTTCCTGCGGGGGCGGTTGATTTTCTGCGGCTGGTTTTGCCCCGGAACGGTAGCAGCATATTTGTTGCCTTTCCCAACTCCGCTTTTCAGCCGTACCGCCGTTGTGGGGGCTATCGGCTCGGCTACTGCTTGCCAATCGTAGTAATATTTCTTCGACTTGGTAAGCAGAAACACATATTCATAGCAGCGCGTCGGTCTGTCCCGCGCGCTTTCCGGCATGGCGTTTCCCTTATGCCAAATGATAGAACTGCGCAAATACCAACCGTCGCCCCGCAAGGCAAGGGCTACAAGCCACGGAATACCGATTAGGTCTTTTGGCTTGCAGCCGGGGGCGCGGTGGTTTACCGCCACTTGCTGCCCGTTCCTGCCTTTGGGATATTTCGGGTCTTGGTGGTCGGCTTTGCTGCCTGTACCGCAATAAGTGTCCGCGATATTCAGCCAACAAGTACCCTCCGGCGTAAGCACCCGCTTTACCTCATGGAAAACCGCTGTAATGCGGGAAACATATTCCTCCGGCGTTGCTTCCCGCCCGATCTGCCCGTCTGTGCCGTAATCGCGCAAAGCATAGTAGGGCGGGGACGTTACGCAACAATCCAAACAGTTATCCGGCAAGGTTTGAAGCACTTGCAAGCTGTCGCCGCAATAGATTTTATCCGTTTCTATCCTCATGCCGACACCTCGCCGGGCTTGGTCGTCATCACGCGGTAGAGTTCCGTATCTTTTGGGAAACGGTCAATAAAGGGCAAAATCACGTTGCCATAGAAGATAAGTCCCTCGCCCGCTTCGGAATGGGTTACATAGGTCATTTGCTGCTGCGAAATGTTAAGCTGCTTGGCAAGGATTTCCAGGTCGCCCTGGGCTTGGTTGAGCATATAGACAAAATCGCTGTTTTCAAAGATGTTCTCCACCTCGCGGGACGACAACAAATCTTTCACGTTTTGGGTGATACCTGTCGGAATACCGCCCCACTTCCTAAAACGCTTCCAAATCTCGACGGAATAGGCGGCGGTCTGTTCCTCTTTCAAGAGCAAATGAAACTCGTCGATGTAATACCGCGTCGCCTTGCCCTCGCTGCGGTTTACCGTTACTCTGTTCCATACTTGGTCTTGGACGATAAGCATACCGACTTTTTTAAGCTGTGTACCGAGTTCCTTAATATCAAAGCAGACAAGGCGATTATGAATGTCAACGTTTGTCCTGTGGTTAAAAATGTTCAAGCTGCCGTTTACATAGAGTTCCAACGCCGCCGCGATACGCTGCGCTTCCTTTTCCGGCTGCTTCTTGATCTCGTCGTAGAGGTCGCCCAAAATCGGCATATTTTCGGGCTTCGGGTCGGCAAGGTAGTTGCGGTACACGCTGATAACGGCGCGGTCAATTAAGGTCTTTTCGACAGCTTCCAGCCCGTTTTTACCCCCCATAATCAACTCACAAAAGGAAAGGATAAAATCGCTCTTTAAGGCTATGGGCGTGTCGCCCTCGCTGTAATTGAGGTTAATATCCATAGGGTTAATGTACTGCGTGCTGTTCTGCGAAACCTTGATAACCTGTCCTTTCAAACGTCCGACAAGGGGGTAATATTCTGCTTCGGGGTCGCAAATGATAATATCATCTGCCGTAATGAGAAAAGCGTTTGTGATTTCGCGTTTTGCAGAAAAACTTTTGCCGCTGCCCGGTGTGCCGAGTATCAAGCCGTTGGGATTTTTCAGCTTCTTTCGGTCGCACAAAATCATGTTGTTGGAAAGGGCATTTAAGCCGTAATACAATGCTTCGCCGCTTTGGAACAGCTCTTGCACCGTAAAGGGGACGAAAACGGCGGTGCTGCTGGTCGTCAAGCCGCGCTGGATATTGACAAGATTTTCCCCTAACGGGATAGAGGACATAAGCCCCTGTTCCTGCCGATAGTCAAGGCGGGTCAAAATGCAGTTGTATTTCTGTGCGATTGCTGCCGCCCCGAACACTTCGTTATCCAATTTCTGCTTGGTATCCGCAAAGTTTAAGACAAGCAGCGTGAGCAGAAACATTCTTTCGTTGCGGCTCTGCAAATCGCGGAGTAGGTTTTTTGCTTCCCCTCCGTAGGTGGCAAGGTCGGACGGAATAATATCCATGTCGTACCCGCTGCGGATTGCTTTCTTTTGTTCCTCAATCTTCATGCGGTCAAGGTCGGTGATCTTGCGCTTAATCGTCTTGATTGCTTCGTTGTGGTCGATACTCTGAATGTGCAGATTGACGATAATCCCGTTTTCCGCGTCCATGAAGTCGGCAAGCATACGGTCGGAGAGTTCCGGCGCGACGATCTGCAAAAAGGAAACCGCACCAAACTTGCCGCCCATTTGAAACATTCGCCCGTCGCCAAATCGGAAAGAGGACGGGGCGATAAAGTCTTTGACGGAAAGACCGCTTGTGGGTAGCCATTCCCACGCAAAGTTAAAGCGTTCCCCGTCCGGGTGGAAAATCCCATGCAGCACTTCAAGACGCTGTTTCCCGTCCAATACCCGCGCCGCTGCGCCGATCACCTTAAAATGGTTGAGGGTGTCCGTTTCAATGCGGGCAAGACGCGCCCGCGCCGATCTAATGTCCTTTGCTTCAACGGTAAAGGTAAGAAACTTGGTCTTGATAAGCCCGTTGTTTCCGCGTTCAAGCTGCGTTTGCAGCATTTCGGTGTACTCGGCTCTGATACTATCAAAGTCGTCATTCTGCGGCGCAATCGTGATACTGTTCTTGAAATCGTCCTTGTTCGCATGGCGGCTGATTAAGGAAAGCTGCACGTTGATAGAAGCGTCGAACGAGTTATACATATCGCAAAGGGCTTCAAAAATGGCGGTTTTGTCGTCCGGCTGCGCAAGCTGATAGTTGATGTCCTCAAACTCAATGCACTTGGAATACCGCCCGTTTGCAAGGCGGCAAATCCCGTCCTTATACATTCGCTCAAACGGTATGCTGTCCTGCGCCGTATGGGGCTTCCCGTCGCCCTTTGCCTGCCGGATAAGCGCGTTGATCTGTTTCTTTTCCTGCCGCGTAAGTTTACGCTTTTCGTTTTGGGTGTTTTTCTTTTCCTTTGACAATCGCCCGTACCTCCTTATCTAATTGCTCTTGCCGCGCAAGGGCGGCATAAAAATTGTTGGTCTGATAAGGTCGCTCTTTGGGGCGAAGAAACTTCACTTCCACAAATTGCCGAATAATCACTTCCAGCGGTTGCCCGTTTTTCTCGTACATGGCAAGCAAAAACATAGGCAGCATGGCAAGCACCATACACAATGCCGCTGCGCTCGTTCCAACGCTGCCTTTTACCAAAAAGAACAGCGGCAGTCCGATTGCTACCGCCGCGCTGAAACAAACTAACTGTCTTTTCGTAAGGTTGAACATTACCTTGCTTTTGATTTTTGTTAAGTCCTTTGGGACGGTTACATACGCCATTTCATACCTCCTTTCTGCCCGGAATGTAATCTTCAAAGCGGGGAACAGCATAGAAAAGCCGCTTGTTGTTTACCCACCGTTGCAAATGGCGGGTAACAGGCGGGGCGGTTGGACGCTCGTAAATCATCACATACGGGTCAAAGCCCATAGCCCGCAAGGTGTTCACGCGGTATAAATCCTGTTCGTGAGTGCTGCCGTAGTTGGTAAGAACATACACGCGCCGCTGGCGGCTGCTCTTAATGGCGGTCAAATCCAAAAAACGTTGGAAATACCCGGTCAAGTCCTCGTCGGGATTATCCCATGCAAAATGTACCGCTTTTATCCGCACCCGATTTAACAGGCTGACATTATCCCTGCTCACAAGGCGAATATCCAGCCCTTGCGAAAAATCCACCCATGCGCGGCTCTGCATAAGCTGCTCAATGAGATTTTCATGGTCGGGACAGGCAAGCAGATTAGCGTCCATGATTTTTATTTCCGGCTGCCATTTCCAAAACTCGGACAAATCCGCAACCTTGACGCTTTTGCGCCCCTCTTTACCGCTGACAATGCAAAACCCGCAATTTCTCGGACAACCCCGGCTTAAAAAGCCGTAGGCAATCCCGAAAAACTGCGGGTAGATAGAATAATCCGGGTAACTGTGTTCCACTTCCGGCGGCAAGCGGTTTTTCGTGTCGTAGCCCGTACCGCCGAAAATAACTTGTTCCGCGTTGGTAACGGTTATCGTGTCTTTGGAATAGGTGTCCGTAAAGACGCGGCTTTTATATACAAGGTCGTACCGCCCCTTTGCGTTCCACCATTCCACCGTATGCCCCTTTGCTTTATGATACGCGGATAGCTTCATCAAGCAGAGGTTGGGGAAATTATGGCTGTCAACGTCGATTAAACCGATTTTCAAATCATAACTCACCCCCTTAATGTGCCGAAAAGACGCTCTTTGCAAGGCTTCCCGTTTTGAAAAGCGTAAAGCACAAGAGGACGGTATAGCCCATGCAAGCCCAGATCGCGCCGGAAATGTCGTCGGTCGCTGCGATTGTTTGTATCAACACCGCATAAATGCCGACACACACCAAGATCAGAAACGCCTGAAAACCAAGCGCAAGCAAAGATTTTAAGTAATTCTGTCCCATGCTGCCCCATTCGTGATTTACCATTGTTGCCATAGGGATAGGGGCAACGCTCGTTACAAGATATATTTCAATCATGCGCCCATACACCACAAGCATAATGCAGATTGACAGGGCTTTCATGGTAAGCCCTACAAAGAGGGATTGAAACCATAACCCCAAAAGACCGCCCACGCTCATAGCGTCCAGCTTTGCTTCTATGTCGGTGATAACGGTTGCAATATCTATGCTTGTGTCGGATAGGATAACGCCCGCGCTGTCGTTGACGACGCTCTGCGTAACGTCGAAAACACCCATGACGATGTTCCAAGTATTTGTTACCAGCAGCACCGCAACAAAGGTTTTGAAAATCCATTTGAAAAATATCCAAGTGTCGAGATCGTGCAGATTGTTTTTTTCAATTACAAGCTGGATTAGTTCATAACACATGACAAAGGTAATGATAACGCCCGCAATCGGCACAATGACGTTTTCCGAAAGGCTGCGTATCATGTTGAATATGCCCGCGTTCCACCCGGCGGGGGTCGTGCCGACTTGTGTTGCGATTTCTCCAACCTCTGTATTTACGCTGTCAAACAAGCCGGAAAGGTTTGATAAAATCCCGTCTGTCAAAATGCCGCGAAACCAATCTTCAATCATCTGCCATATCAAAAGTTAATCCCTCCTTTCCCGCGCCCTCCCGTTTCCGAGAGGGCGCGGCGGGTGGTATTTGTTTTAGGCATTATCCAAAAAGTTGAGAAAGCAGGGGAACAAGGGTGCCGCCGATCAAAGCGACGCCGCCGCCCGCCATGAGCTGTTTTATCCCCAATTAGGTGTAAAATTCTGCTCGATGGCGGGCGGCGGCGTACAAAAATCTATATGGTGTTTTTAAGAGAACCATCCAGGCGGGACAGGTCAGGCAGTGACCTGTTCCACCTCCGGGATGGGTTTGAGATTAAAATGAATTTCGATAGAAATGTGTCTTGTTTTATCTTCGTCAATGCGCTCATGCACGACGATTTCTTTGATTAAGCGGTTAAGGGTGGCTGCATCCAGCTCTGTGATGTTGGCGTATTCCTGAATGGCTTCCACCCATTGTTTTGCATCATTGGCAAGCTGGACTTCATCGGACAGCCGCTTTCTGCCCTCGGACACTTTTGTTTTAAGCTCCGTCTGCTCGGTCTGCGTCTTTTCCAGCATGGTGTTGAAGTTCTGCTCACTGATACGCCCTGCAATCATATCCTCATAAAGCCGCATTACCATTTTGTCCAGAACCTCAATCCGTTCCTCGTCCCTTGTAAGGGAGCGTTCCATTGCTTCCCGCTGTTCCCGCTGCTCGGCTTCACAGGTATTGGTCAGGCGGTCGGCAACCGCTTCTCCGTCCATCAGGGCAGCTCTGGCACATTCCCGGATTTTCCGCAGCACATGACTGTAAAGGGTGTCATAATCAATCCGGTGCTGGGTGCAGTGGTTCTTTCCAAAGGCATTGTAGGTCTTGCAGGAGTAAATCCGCTGGGGATGTTTTGCGTTTGTGTAGCGTATCGTCAGCGACTTCCCACACTCGCCGCATTTTATCAGTCCGGCAAACAGGCTGATTTCATTGGTCTGCCCCGGACGCTGGCGGGATTTCAGCTTGTTCTGCACAATATCAAAGCTCATGCGGTCAATCAGCGGTTCGTGCTGTCCCTCAACCACAACCCAGTCCTCCGGTTTCTTTTCCCCAATCGTGCCGATTTTGAAGCGGTAGTCTTTTTTCTGGGAAGCAATCGCCCCGGTGTAGACGGGATTCATCAAAAGGTCTTTGATAACGGAGAAGTCCCACATATACCGCCCGTTTTCCGGGTCTTTCTTTTCCCATTTGGTGCGGGTATTGCGAAGCCCCCGTTCCCGGTTCCACCATGTGGGGCAGGGGATTTTTTCTTCCTCCAGCCGTCTGCGGATATAGTTCGGACCATGACCGTTTAGGGCATATCCGAAAATCAGCCGCACAATCGGGGCGGTTTCCTCGTCAATGAGCAGATGGTTTTTGTCCTCCGGGTCTTTCCGATACCCAAACGGGGCAAGACACCCGGTAAACTGTCCTTTCTGCGCTTTCAGAAGATAAGAGGAATGGACTTTCTTGGAAATATCCTTGCTGTACATCTCGTTCAGGATATTCTTGAACGGGGCAATGTCGTTGTTATCCCGTAAGGTGTCGATACCGTCATTCATGGCGATATAGCGCACCCCGTTTCTTGGGAAAAAGTCCTCAATCAAATGCCCGGTTTGCAGATAGTTACGCCCCAGTCGGCTGAGGTCTTTCGTGATAACAAGGTTGATTTGCCTGCGCTCAATGGATCTCAACATTCTCTGTAAATCAGGACGCTCCATATTAAGACCTGTGAAGCCATCGTCCTGATAGACTGCCACAACCTCCCATCCCTGCTTTTCGCAGTATTTTTCCAGCATATCACGCTGGTTTGCGATACTGGCACTTTCGCCTTGCAGGTCATCGTCCTTTGACAGTCTGCAATAGACCGCTGCACGATAGCCCCCGGCAAGTGCCGAACCGATTGTTCTGTATTCCATTTCGTTCATCATAGCCATTTACCCACACAATCCAGACGGTATCCGGCTCTTTTGAACCTCATCTTCATTATACTTCAATTCTTTCTTTTTAGCAAGATATTCTTTTGTATTTGTCTTGCCGTATTTCTGGGAAATCAGGCTGACGAACACATCGGTGGCGTCCAGCTCCCCGTCAAATACAGTGGTCACATGAATCTCTGTTTTGTTTTTTGCCATAGGCAGTTATCCTCCATACATGAAAATAGCCAGACAGAGGGTGTCGGCAACGAAGTCCGGCAACGGGCTTCAAAAGACCTTGCAAACAATCTCAATCTGGCGGTGGTTACTATTTATACTTTTCTTTTATTTTTCTGTTGTTTTGGTTGTCATAGGGGAGAAAAGCCCGCAGTTATGGGTTTTTCCCCGGC is from Monoglobus pectinilyticus and encodes:
- a CDS encoding C40 family peptidase, whose product is MSKELKAPDKVTQKMTRDGAVAENLTTGETTSISERPPEENYSAPAAGAAEKATQRIGTEVSRHLEKGAEKKALDAAQLKTHTSRLQFSEAERATPELQKAIKKSDTAADRLDKARAAIPKQTKITKERVFDEAKGKAKTRLAFEKTDKPPNGKLRHNPLSRPAQELDAAVHGKIYEVEKENVGVESGHRIELVGEKAGGMTTRAVKRGIRSHKLKPYRAAAAAEKKAAKANADFLYQKALHDNPALAHSNPISRFWQKQRIKKQYAKALKTGGKVKKTAEATAKAAKKTAQETKRATFFVVRHWKGCLIVGGIAFIVLLFFGGLSSCSLFGGNSGSGLIASSYLSEDADITGAEAAYTDMEAELQDMLDNIEREYPGYDEYRVNADEIEHDPYVLISILSALHEGVFTLDEAQSTLEMLFEKQYILTVTEEVEVRYRTETRTDSEGNEYDVEVPYNYYILHVDLENFNLSHVPVYIMGEEQLSMYAMYMSSLGNRPDLFPQSGYISKYYENPPADYEIPPAYLEDEQFARLIEEAEKYVGFPYVWGGSSPETSFDCSGFVSYVLTNSGLYNTGRLGAQGLYNISTRVSNPQPGDLVFFTGTYDTPGVSHVGIYVGEDGDGSPVMLHCGDPIQYTKLDTSYWQSHFYAYGRLHYN
- a CDS encoding DNA-methyltransferase, which gives rise to MRIETDKIYCGDSLQVLQTLPDNCLDCCVTSPPYYALRDYGTDGQIGREATPEEYVSRITAVFHEVKRVLTPEGTCWLNIADTYCGTGSKADHQDPKYPKGRNGQQVAVNHRAPGCKPKDLIGIPWLVALALRGDGWYLRSSIIWHKGNAMPESARDRPTRCYEYVFLLTKSKKYYYDWQAVAEPIAPTTAVRLKSGVGKGNKYAATVPGQNQPQKINRPRRKGAYTDEMISPVRSRRNVWQINTASYRGGHFAAFPPKLAETCILAGCPVGGIVLDPFLGSGTTAAAAKSLSRRYIGIEINPEYCTLAKQRIGGDEH
- a CDS encoding VirB4-like conjugal transfer ATPase, CD1110 family, translating into MSKEKKNTQNEKRKLTRQEKKQINALIRQAKGDGKPHTAQDSIPFERMYKDGICRLANGRYSKCIEFEDINYQLAQPDDKTAIFEALCDMYNSFDASINVQLSLISRHANKDDFKNSITIAPQNDDFDSIRAEYTEMLQTQLERGNNGLIKTKFLTFTVEAKDIRSARARLARIETDTLNHFKVIGAAARVLDGKQRLEVLHGIFHPDGERFNFAWEWLPTSGLSVKDFIAPSSFRFGDGRMFQMGGKFGAVSFLQIVAPELSDRMLADFMDAENGIIVNLHIQSIDHNEAIKTIKRKITDLDRMKIEEQKKAIRSGYDMDIIPSDLATYGGEAKNLLRDLQSRNERMFLLTLLVLNFADTKQKLDNEVFGAAAIAQKYNCILTRLDYRQEQGLMSSIPLGENLVNIQRGLTTSSTAVFVPFTVQELFQSGEALYYGLNALSNNMILCDRKKLKNPNGLILGTPGSGKSFSAKREITNAFLITADDIIICDPEAEYYPLVGRLKGQVIKVSQNSTQYINPMDINLNYSEGDTPIALKSDFILSFCELIMGGKNGLEAVEKTLIDRAVISVYRNYLADPKPENMPILGDLYDEIKKQPEKEAQRIAAALELYVNGSLNIFNHRTNVDIHNRLVCFDIKELGTQLKKVGMLIVQDQVWNRVTVNRSEGKATRYYIDEFHLLLKEEQTAAYSVEIWKRFRKWGGIPTGITQNVKDLLSSREVENIFENSDFVYMLNQAQGDLEILAKQLNISQQQMTYVTHSEAGEGLIFYGNVILPFIDRFPKDTELYRVMTTKPGEVSA
- a CDS encoding PrgI family protein — translated: MAYVTVPKDLTKIKSKVMFNLTKRQLVCFSAAVAIGLPLFFLVKGSVGTSAAALCMVLAMLPMFLLAMYEKNGQPLEVIIRQFVEVKFLRPKERPYQTNNFYAALARQEQLDKEVRAIVKGKEKHPKRKA
- a CDS encoding radical SAM protein; this encodes MKIGLIDVDSHNFPNLCLMKLSAYHKAKGHTVEWWNAKGRYDLVYKSRVFTDTYSKDTITVTNAEQVIFGGTGYDTKNRLPPEVEHSYPDYSIYPQFFGIAYGFLSRGCPRNCGFCIVSGKEGRKSVKVADLSEFWKWQPEIKIMDANLLACPDHENLIEQLMQSRAWVDFSQGLDIRLVSRDNVSLLNRVRIKAVHFAWDNPDEDLTGYFQRFLDLTAIKSSRQRRVYVLTNYGSTHEQDLYRVNTLRAMGFDPYVMIYERPTAPPVTRHLQRWVNNKRLFYAVPRFEDYIPGRKEV
- a CDS encoding VirB6/TrbL-like conjugal transfer protein, CD1112 family codes for the protein MIWQMIEDWFRGILTDGILSNLSGLFDSVNTEVGEIATQVGTTPAGWNAGIFNMIRSLSENVIVPIAGVIITFVMCYELIQLVIEKNNLHDLDTWIFFKWIFKTFVAVLLVTNTWNIVMGVFDVTQSVVNDSAGVILSDTSIDIATVITDIEAKLDAMSVGGLLGLWFQSLFVGLTMKALSICIMLVVYGRMIEIYLVTSVAPIPMATMVNHEWGSMGQNYLKSLLALGFQAFLILVCVGIYAVLIQTIAATDDISGAIWACMGYTVLLCFTLFKTGSLAKSVFSAH
- a CDS encoding recombinase family protein, which translates into the protein MAMMNEMEYRTIGSALAGGYRAAVYCRLSKDDDLQGESASIANQRDMLEKYCEKQGWEVVAVYQDDGFTGLNMERPDLQRMLRSIERRQINLVITKDLSRLGRNYLQTGHLIEDFFPRNGVRYIAMNDGIDTLRDNNDIAPFKNILNEMYSKDISKKVHSSYLLKAQKGQFTGCLAPFGYRKDPEDKNHLLIDEETAPIVRLIFGYALNGHGPNYIRRRLEEEKIPCPTWWNRERGLRNTRTKWEKKDPENGRYMWDFSVIKDLLMNPVYTGAIASQKKDYRFKIGTIGEKKPEDWVVVEGQHEPLIDRMSFDIVQNKLKSRQRPGQTNEISLFAGLIKCGECGKSLTIRYTNAKHPQRIYSCKTYNAFGKNHCTQHRIDYDTLYSHVLRKIRECARAALMDGEAVADRLTNTCEAEQREQREAMERSLTRDEERIEVLDKMVMRLYEDMIAGRISEQNFNTMLEKTQTEQTELKTKVSEGRKRLSDEVQLANDAKQWVEAIQEYANITELDAATLNRLIKEIVVHERIDEDKTRHISIEIHFNLKPIPEVEQVTA